One Pseudomonadota bacterium genomic window carries:
- a CDS encoding transposase, which produces MRALRKWEGPVWDHERPSVVQLRTPEATWEKLAYAMSNPVAAGLVNRAADWPGVTTLPHELGRAVWKCHRPKVFFDLDNPQWPEEVTLPVTIPECLDAEPEQVREVVAEELARCEAQAHELLRAKGWRALGRR; this is translated from the coding sequence GTGCGCGCTTTGCGCAAGTGGGAAGGGCCCGTGTGGGATCACGAACGCCCCTCGGTGGTGCAGCTACGCACGCCCGAAGCCACCTGGGAAAAGCTGGCCTACGCGATGAGCAACCCTGTCGCAGCGGGCTTGGTGAACCGGGCCGCGGACTGGCCCGGTGTTACGACCCTGCCCCACGAGCTCGGACGAGCGGTATGGAAGTGCCACAGACCCAAGGTCTTCTTCGATCTCGACAACCCGCAGTGGCCCGAGGAGGTCACGCTGCCAGTTACCATTCCCGAGTGCCTCGACGCGGAACCGGAGCAGGTGCGCGAAGTGGTGGCCGAGGAGCTCGCACGCTGCGAGGCTCAGGCTCACGAGCTGCTGCGAGCCAAGGGCTGGCGTGCCCTGGGCAGGCG